The proteins below come from a single Cricetulus griseus strain 17A/GY chromosome 6, alternate assembly CriGri-PICRH-1.0, whole genome shotgun sequence genomic window:
- the Kcna4 gene encoding potassium voltage-gated channel subfamily A member 4 yields the protein MEVAMVSAESSGCNSHMPYGYAAQARARERERLAHSRAAAAAAVAAATAAVEGTGGSGGGPHHHHQMRGAYSSHDPQGSRGSRRRRRQRTEKKKLHHRQSSFPHCSDLMPSGSEEKILRELSEEEEDEEEEEEEEEEGRFYYSEDDHGDGCSYTDLLPQDDGGGGGYSSVRYSDCCERVVINVSGLRFETQMKTLAQFPETLLGDPEKRTQYFDPLRNEYFFDRNRPSFDAILYYYQSGGRLKRPVNVPFDIFTEEVKFYQLGEEALLKFREDEGFVREEEDRALPENEFKKQIWLLFEYPESSSPARGIAIVSVLVILISIVIFCLETLPEFRDDRDLIMALSAGGHSRLLNDTSAPHLDNSGHTIFNDPFFIVETVCIVWFSFEFVVRCFACPSQALFFKNIMNIIDIVSILPYFITLGTDLAQQQGGGNGQQQQAMSFAILRIIRLVRVFRIFKLSRHSKGLQILGHTLRASMRELGLLIFFLFIGVILFSSAVYFAEADEPTTHFQSIPDAFWWAVVTMTTVGYGDMKPITVGGKIVGSLCAIAGVLTIALPVPVIVSNFNYFYHRETENEEQTQLTQNAVSCPYLPSNLLKKFRSSTSSSLGDKSEYLEMEEGVKESLCGREEKCQGKGDDSETDKNNCSNAKAVETDV from the coding sequence ATGGAGGTTGCAATGGTGAGTGCAGAGAGCTCAGGGTGCAACAGTCATATGCCTTATGGTTATGCCGCCCAGGCCCGGGCCCGTGAGCGGGAGAGACTTGCTCACTCCAgggcagctgcagctgctgctgtggCAGCTGCCACGGCTGCTGTGGAAGGTACTGGGGGTTCTGGTGGCggtccccaccatcaccaccagatGCGTGGGGCCTACTCCTCCCATGATCCTCAAGGTAGCCGAGGTAGTCGGAGGAGGAGGCGTCAGCGAACTGAAAAGAAGAAACTCCACCATCGGCAGAGCAGTTTTCCTCATTGCTCAGACCTGATGCCCAGTGGCTCTGAAGAGAAGATCCTGAGGGAGCtgagtgaggaagaggaagacgaggaggaggaagaagaggaggaagaggagggaaggttTTACTATAGTGAAGATGACCATGGGGATGGGTGTTCGTACACAGACCTGCTGCCACAGGAtgatggaggtggtggtggctACAGTTCAGTCCGCTACAGTGACTGCTGTGAACGTGTGGTGATAAATGTGTCCGGTCTACGCTTTGAAACCCAAATGAAAACTTTGGCCCAGTTTCCAGAAACTCTGCTGGGAGACCCTGAGAAGAGGACTCAGTACTTCGACCCTTTGCGCAATGAGTATTTTTTTGATAGGAACCGACCCAGCTTTGACGCCATTTTATATTATTACCAGTCAGGAGGCCGTCTGAAGAGGCCAGTCAATGTGCCCTTTGATATCTTCACTGAGGAGGTGAAGTTCTATCAGTTGGGAGAGGAAGCCCTGCTCAAGTTCCGGGAGGATGAGGGCTTtgtgagagaagaggaggacaggGCTCTGCCAGAGAACgaatttaaaaaacagatttgGCTTCTCTTTGAATATCCGGAGAGTTCTAGCCCTGCCAGGGGCATAGCCATTGTATCTGTCCTGGTCATCTTAATCTCCATTGTCATTTTTTGCCTGGAAACCTTGCCAGAGTTCCGGGATGATAGGGATCTCATCATGGCCCTGAGTGCAGGTGGGCACAGCAGGTTGTTGAATGACACATCGGCACCCCACCTGGACAACTCAGGGCACACAATATTCAATGACCCTTTCTTCATCGTGGAGACAGTGTGTATTGTGTGGTTTTCCTTTGAGTTCGTGGTTCGATGCTTTGCTTGTCCCAGCCAAGCTCTCTTCTTCAAAAACATCATGAACATCATTGATATCGTCTCCATTTTGCCTTACTTCATCACTCTGGGCACTGATCTGGCCCAGCAGCAAGGAGGTGGCAATGGTCAGCAGCAGCAGGCCATGTCCTTTGCCATCCTCAGGATCATTCGTCTAGTTCGAGTATTCCGGATCTTCAAACTCTCCAGACACTCCAAAGGCCTGCAGATCCTGGGCCACACCCTCAGAGCCAGCATGCGGGAACTGGGCCTTCTGatctttttcctcttcattgGGGTCATTCTCTTTTCCAGTGCTGTGTATTTTGCAGAGGCAGATGAACCCACTACCCATTTCCAAAGCATCCCGGATGCGTTTTGGTGGGCTGTGGTAACCATGACAACTGTGGGCTATGGGGACATGAAGCCCATCACAGTGGGAGGAAAGATTGTGGGGTCCCTGTGTGCCATTGCGGGTGTCTTAACCATTGCTTTGCCTGTGCCGGTGATTGTGTCTAACTTTAACTATTTCTACCACAGAGAGACTGAAAATGAGGAACAGACCCAGCTGACACAAAATGCAGTCAGTTGCCCATACCTCCCTTCTAATTTGCTCAAGAAATTTCGGAGTTCAACTTCTTCATCCCTAGGGGACAAGTCAGAGTATCTAGAGATGGAAGAAGGGGTCAAGGAATCTTTGTGTGGAAGGGAAGAGAAGTGTCAGGGAAAGGGGGATGATAGCGAGACAGATAAAAACAACTGTTCTAACGCAAAAGCGGTGGAGACCGATGTGTGA